Proteins from a single region of Bartonella sp. M0283:
- a CDS encoding PTS sugar transporter subunit IIA: MIGLVLVTHGRLAEEFLHAVEHVVGPQEKFATVCIGPEDDMDQRRNDIVAAVSSVDDGQGVIILTDMFGGTPSNLAISIMQEGKIEVIAGVNLPMLIKLTSVRQSNDIKLVDALKAAQDAGRKYINVPSMLLSDE; this comes from the coding sequence ATGATCGGACTCGTGCTTGTAACGCACGGCAGATTGGCTGAAGAGTTTTTGCATGCGGTAGAGCATGTTGTAGGTCCTCAGGAGAAATTTGCCACTGTGTGTATTGGCCCTGAAGATGATATGGATCAACGTCGTAACGATATTGTTGCAGCCGTCAGTTCGGTCGATGATGGACAAGGCGTCATTATCCTTACCGATATGTTCGGGGGCACACCGTCCAATCTTGCCATTTCAATTATGCAGGAAGGCAAGATCGAGGTGATCGCCGGTGTCAATTTGCCAATGCTTATCAAACTCACCTCGGTGCGTCAGTCGAACGATATCAAATTGGTTGACGCTTTGAAAGCCGCACAGGATGCCGGACGCAAATATATCAATGTTCCCAGTATGTTGTTATCAGATGAATAG
- a CDS encoding HPr kinase/phosphorylase, protein MSESVEHSLTLHANCLILGNKGVLLKGASASGKSALTLALVERASSAGNYACLVSDDYTELFLKQKKLYGRAPETLRGGIEIRGAGLYRMAFEPEVVINFVVSLSKEAKRYPEDDKITYCGIELPLYILPDLNTADSLTICQAIEAFAFKKPWQRPDSNVKSC, encoded by the coding sequence GTGTCTGAAAGCGTCGAACACTCCCTCACACTTCACGCAAACTGTTTAATCCTCGGTAATAAAGGCGTTTTGCTTAAAGGTGCGTCGGCTTCCGGTAAATCGGCACTTACTCTGGCACTTGTTGAGCGTGCATCATCGGCCGGAAATTATGCTTGCCTCGTTAGTGATGACTATACGGAATTATTTCTAAAGCAGAAAAAACTCTATGGGCGGGCACCAGAAACACTCCGCGGTGGTATTGAGATCAGGGGGGCGGGCTTATATCGCATGGCGTTCGAACCTGAAGTGGTAATCAACTTTGTTGTGAGCTTATCGAAAGAGGCAAAACGTTATCCCGAGGATGATAAAATAACTTATTGTGGCATTGAACTACCACTTTATATTCTTCCTGATTTGAATACTGCTGACAGCTTGACAATTTGTCAGGCTATAGAAGCATTTGCTTTCAAAAAACCTTGGCAAAGACCGGATTCGAATGTCAAATCATGTTGA
- a CDS encoding sensor histidine kinase has protein sequence MVSEEATAGTEEKTKKGQHSRKTTRFGRLRRRGHYLFEQLLFSSLTRRIVILNLAALCVLVVGIMYLNQFRDGLIDAKIESLRTQGKIIAGAIAASATVDTNSILIDPEKLMELQAGQSITPKAESTDNWDFPINPERVAPLLRNVISPETTRARIYDRDANLLLDSMVLYSSGQVLSYNLPPIAEDKPGLIERFRNWLTNTIYGNDIAVDKDQLGGNGAVYPEVVKAMNGILATAQRRNSQGELVVSVAVPVQRYHSVVGVLLLSTAGSDIDNIVTAERLAIFKVFAVVAAVLLVLSLFLAYTIANPLRKLSAAADRVRHGTNKRVEIPDFSDRQDEVGHLSTSIRDMTDALYTRIEAIEQFAADVSHELKNPLTSLRSAVETLPLAKTHEARERLFDIIQQDVRRLDRLITDISDASRLDAELARETSDKVDMVAMLENIVRASREVRRNKVSATIELDIKPRSGGKKYIVAGHDLRLGQVVSNLIENARSFIPHENGKIKLAMHAEGSKLVLTVEDNGPGIRAEKIDRIFERFYTDRPGAESFGKNSGLGLSISRQIIEAHNGTLTAENIYSDKEPDKKLGARFIIVLPLEK, from the coding sequence ATGGTTTCCGAGGAAGCAACAGCGGGCACAGAGGAAAAGACGAAAAAGGGGCAACATTCCCGCAAGACAACCCGTTTCGGGCGCTTGCGCAGGCGTGGCCACTATCTTTTCGAACAACTTCTCTTTTCAAGTCTGACACGCCGTATAGTTATTCTCAACCTTGCAGCTCTTTGTGTGCTTGTTGTCGGCATTATGTATCTCAACCAGTTTCGGGATGGCTTGATTGATGCCAAGATCGAGTCATTGCGCACACAAGGCAAGATTATTGCCGGTGCAATTGCCGCTTCGGCAACGGTTGACACCAATTCGATTCTGATTGATCCAGAAAAACTCATGGAGTTGCAAGCCGGACAGAGTATCACTCCGAAAGCGGAATCGACAGATAATTGGGATTTCCCGATTAATCCGGAACGTGTTGCGCCACTATTGCGCAATGTCATTTCGCCGGAGACAACACGTGCCCGTATTTACGATCGGGATGCCAACCTGCTTCTCGATTCAATGGTGCTCTATTCAAGTGGTCAGGTTTTAAGTTATAACCTTCCTCCAATTGCTGAAGATAAGCCTGGTCTTATCGAACGGTTCAGAAACTGGCTCACCAACACGATTTACGGCAATGATATAGCTGTTGACAAAGACCAGCTTGGTGGAAACGGTGCTGTCTATCCGGAAGTTGTCAAAGCTATGAACGGAATTCTGGCAACAGCCCAAAGGCGGAATTCACAAGGCGAGTTGGTTGTTTCTGTCGCTGTTCCGGTGCAGCGTTATCATTCTGTAGTCGGCGTTTTGTTGTTGTCGACAGCCGGATCCGATATTGACAATATTGTCACGGCGGAGCGGCTGGCAATTTTTAAAGTTTTTGCGGTGGTTGCGGCTGTGCTTCTGGTCCTCTCGCTGTTTCTTGCTTATACGATAGCCAATCCTTTGCGCAAATTGTCGGCAGCAGCCGATCGTGTCCGTCATGGCACCAACAAGCGCGTTGAAATTCCGGATTTTTCGGACAGGCAAGATGAAGTCGGGCATTTGTCAACATCAATCCGCGATATGACCGATGCGCTCTATACCCGTATCGAAGCAATCGAACAATTTGCAGCCGATGTCAGCCACGAATTGAAAAATCCGCTAACGTCGCTCAGAAGTGCGGTGGAAACCTTGCCGCTCGCCAAAACGCATGAGGCGCGCGAACGGCTTTTTGATATTATCCAGCAGGATGTGCGCCGCCTTGATCGTCTCATTACCGATATTTCCGATGCATCACGCCTTGACGCGGAACTTGCGCGTGAGACATCCGACAAGGTGGACATGGTTGCTATGCTTGAAAATATTGTGAGAGCTTCGCGAGAGGTTCGTCGCAACAAAGTTTCGGCAACAATCGAACTTGATATAAAGCCGCGTAGCGGTGGTAAAAAATATATTGTTGCCGGTCATGATCTGCGGCTCGGACAAGTCGTTTCCAATTTGATTGAAAATGCCCGCTCGTTTATTCCGCATGAAAACGGGAAGATAAAACTTGCGATGCATGCGGAAGGTTCTAAACTCGTATTGACGGTCGAAGATAACGGACCCGGTATCCGTGCCGAAAAGATAGACCGGATTTTCGAACGTTTTTATACCGATCGGCCAGGTGCTGAATCCTTCGGGAAAAATTCGGGCCTCGGGCTTTCGATCAGCCGCCAGATTATCGAAGCCCATAATGGTACTTTGACAGCAGAGAATATCTATTCCGACAAGGAACCGGATAAAAAGCTGGGTGCCCGTTTCATCATTGTTTTACCGCTCGAAAAATAG
- a CDS encoding response regulator transcription factor, which translates to MKDIATTTQTIALVDDDRNILTSVSIALESEGYRVETYTDGASALEGLMARPPNLAIFDIKMPRMDGMELLRRLRQKSDLPVIFLTSKDDEIDELFGLKMGADDFITKPFSQRLLVERVKAVLRRAAARGEPVKANAQAATSIERGDLVMDQERHTCTWKGEPVILTVTEFLILQALAQRPGVVKSRDSLMDAAYDDQVYVDDRTIDSHIKRLRKKFKQVDNEFEMIETLYGVGYRFREV; encoded by the coding sequence ATGAAAGATATTGCAACCACGACACAGACAATTGCACTTGTCGATGACGATCGCAACATTCTGACATCAGTGTCGATAGCCCTGGAATCGGAAGGCTACCGTGTCGAGACCTATACGGATGGTGCTTCGGCGCTTGAAGGCCTGATGGCGCGTCCACCCAATCTTGCTATCTTCGATATCAAGATGCCGCGTATGGATGGCATGGAATTGTTGCGGCGCTTACGCCAGAAATCGGATTTGCCGGTGATCTTTCTCACCTCGAAGGACGACGAGATCGACGAGCTTTTCGGTTTGAAAATGGGTGCTGACGATTTTATTACCAAGCCGTTTTCACAACGCCTTCTTGTTGAACGTGTCAAGGCGGTTCTAAGGCGTGCAGCAGCGCGCGGTGAACCTGTAAAAGCCAATGCGCAGGCCGCAACCTCTATCGAACGGGGCGATCTTGTTATGGATCAGGAGCGCCATACCTGCACATGGAAAGGTGAACCGGTCATTCTGACAGTGACCGAGTTTCTTATTTTGCAAGCGCTTGCCCAGCGCCCCGGCGTTGTCAAAAGTCGTGATTCGCTGATGGACGCTGCTTATGATGATCAGGTCTATGTTGATGACCGCACCATTGACAGCCATATCAAAAGGCTGCGTAAAAAGTTCAAGCAGGTTGATAACGAGTTTGAAATGATTGAAACTCTTTACGGAGTTGGCTACCGGTTTCGCGAGGTATAA
- a CDS encoding phosphoenolpyruvate carboxykinase has protein sequence MKETGIFNPKASLKSFGFKDLGNVYYNFKPPFLYEEAIRRNEAKLTAEGALVAYTGQFTGRSAKDKFIVRTKETEPNIWWDNNKPMSQEHFDQLFADFVEHAKGRDLFVEDLIGGADHENSIRARVASEYAWHAVFIRNLLIRPDEKALESYVPQMTIINLPSFRADPKRHGTRSETVIACDLTRLIVLIGGTSYAGEMKKSVFTALNYILPEKGVMPMHSSANEGPKGDTAVFFGLSGTGKTTLSADASRTLIGDDEHGWGNDGVFNFEGGCYAKVIRLSAEAEPVIYSTTQRFGTILENVVLDKDREPDFNDGSLTENTRAAYPIYFVDNASKTGKGGQPKNIIMLTADAFGVIPPIAKLTPAQAMYHFLSGYTAKVAGTEKGVTEPEATFSTCFGAPFMPRHPSVYGNLLRKKIAEHHVDCWLINTGWTGGPYGVGSRMPIKATRALLNAALDGSLKNVEFRKDENFGFMVPKAVAGVDSKILDPRSTWKDKAAYDEQVKKLAGMFIKNFEKFIPHVDDEVKNAAPKA, from the coding sequence ATGAAAGAGACTGGTATATTCAATCCAAAGGCTTCACTCAAAAGCTTCGGTTTTAAAGATCTGGGCAATGTTTATTATAATTTTAAACCGCCTTTTCTTTATGAAGAAGCAATTCGTCGCAATGAAGCGAAATTGACAGCCGAGGGAGCGCTTGTTGCCTATACAGGCCAATTTACGGGTCGTTCAGCAAAAGACAAGTTTATCGTTCGCACAAAAGAGACCGAACCCAATATCTGGTGGGACAACAACAAGCCGATGAGTCAGGAACATTTCGACCAGTTGTTTGCCGATTTTGTCGAACATGCAAAAGGGCGCGACCTGTTTGTTGAAGATCTTATCGGTGGCGCAGATCATGAAAACTCCATCAGAGCTCGCGTTGCCTCCGAATATGCATGGCATGCCGTTTTCATCCGCAACCTCCTCATCCGTCCGGATGAAAAGGCTCTGGAATCCTATGTTCCGCAGATGACCATTATCAATCTGCCGTCTTTCCGTGCCGATCCGAAGCGCCATGGAACACGCTCCGAGACAGTGATTGCTTGCGATCTTACCCGTCTTATTGTTCTGATTGGCGGTACATCCTATGCCGGTGAAATGAAAAAATCGGTCTTCACCGCACTGAATTATATTTTGCCGGAAAAAGGCGTTATGCCGATGCACTCTTCAGCCAATGAAGGGCCAAAAGGCGATACCGCTGTTTTCTTCGGGCTTTCAGGGACCGGCAAGACAACGCTTTCGGCCGATGCAAGCCGCACATTGATCGGCGATGACGAACACGGTTGGGGCAATGACGGCGTCTTCAATTTTGAAGGCGGTTGTTATGCCAAGGTCATCCGGCTCTCTGCTGAAGCGGAACCGGTTATCTATTCCACAACCCAGCGTTTCGGTACCATTCTTGAAAACGTTGTCCTCGACAAAGACCGCGAACCCGATTTCAATGACGGTTCTCTGACTGAAAATACCCGTGCCGCCTATCCGATCTATTTTGTCGATAATGCAAGTAAAACCGGTAAGGGTGGACAGCCGAAAAACATCATCATGCTGACTGCCGATGCTTTTGGCGTTATTCCGCCAATTGCCAAACTCACGCCGGCACAAGCCATGTACCACTTCCTGTCCGGCTATACAGCCAAGGTCGCAGGTACCGAAAAAGGCGTAACCGAACCGGAGGCAACGTTCTCGACATGCTTCGGCGCGCCATTCATGCCGCGTCATCCTTCTGTTTATGGTAATTTGTTGCGCAAGAAAATCGCCGAACACCATGTTGATTGCTGGCTCATCAATACCGGTTGGACCGGTGGTCCTTACGGTGTTGGCAGCCGTATGCCGATCAAGGCAACCCGCGCATTGCTGAACGCTGCATTGGACGGTTCGCTCAAAAATGTCGAATTCCGCAAAGACGAGAATTTCGGCTTTATGGTACCGAAGGCCGTTGCCGGAGTGGATTCGAAAATTCTTGACCCGCGTTCGACGTGGAAAGACAAAGCTGCCTATGACGAACAGGTCAAGAAACTTGCTGGCATGTTCATCAAAAACTTCGAGAAATTCATTCCGCATGTCGATGATGAAGTGAAAAACGCAGCCCCTAAGGCCTGA
- the arfB gene encoding alternative ribosome rescue aminoacyl-tRNA hydrolase ArfB encodes MDSEKGELFISAKIRIRESDIAENFIRASGPGGQNVNKVATAVQLRYFAYRAGLPHDIFTRLIKLAGQKATKDGEILIEASRFRLQEKNRQDARARLVSLVKKAAEPPPPKRRKTKPTKGSIERRLKAKNIRSEVKKARSKVTPD; translated from the coding sequence ATGGATAGCGAAAAAGGCGAACTTTTTATCAGTGCAAAAATCCGCATACGCGAAAGCGATATAGCGGAAAATTTTATTCGTGCTTCGGGACCTGGCGGGCAGAACGTCAACAAGGTTGCGACGGCTGTACAATTACGCTATTTTGCTTATCGGGCAGGCCTTCCCCACGATATATTCACCCGCCTCATAAAACTTGCCGGACAAAAAGCGACGAAAGACGGCGAAATTCTCATCGAAGCATCGCGTTTTCGATTACAGGAAAAAAATCGGCAAGATGCGCGTGCAAGACTTGTTTCACTTGTCAAAAAAGCGGCTGAACCACCGCCGCCAAAACGACGGAAAACAAAACCGACCAAAGGGTCGATCGAACGAAGATTGAAAGCCAAAAACATTCGTTCAGAGGTGAAAAAGGCTCGTTCAAAAGTAACTCCGGATTGA
- a CDS encoding LysM and BON domain-containing protein, translating into MGLFNFVKSVGEKLGLGEQAPDAQSIKTALDGLNLGTENVKVAVENGKAILTGAVKDQATLEKAILAVGNLHSIESVNTDNLKVENGQKSASNQTAQAGTSQTSSNPTSTQSSGSQSTEPHFYEVKKGDTLWKIAEEVYGKGHGDKNKIIFEANKPMLKSPEKIFPGQKLRIPDLNQA; encoded by the coding sequence ATGGGACTTTTTAATTTCGTAAAATCGGTTGGTGAAAAACTTGGGCTCGGGGAACAAGCCCCTGATGCACAAAGCATTAAAACAGCTTTGGATGGCCTTAATCTTGGAACAGAAAACGTTAAAGTCGCGGTCGAGAACGGCAAAGCAATTCTGACCGGTGCTGTCAAAGATCAGGCAACACTTGAAAAAGCCATTCTTGCGGTTGGCAACCTTCACAGCATTGAATCGGTCAATACCGATAATCTCAAAGTAGAGAATGGCCAAAAATCGGCAAGCAACCAAACGGCACAAGCGGGCACTTCGCAAACATCTTCAAACCCCACATCTACACAATCGTCTGGTTCACAATCGACAGAACCACATTTTTATGAAGTAAAAAAGGGTGACACTTTGTGGAAAATTGCCGAAGAAGTTTATGGCAAAGGTCATGGCGACAAAAACAAGATTATTTTCGAGGCAAATAAGCCTATGTTGAAATCGCCTGAAAAAATCTTCCCCGGTCAAAAGCTGCGCATTCCCGACCTTAATCAGGCCTGA
- a CDS encoding alpha-ketoglutarate-dependent dioxygenase AlkB, whose amino-acid sequence MDFYGFDYFPNYFNRTDQEKLVDEVREIVRQAPLFVPRMPKTGKPMSVRQTNCGKLGWVTDKDSGYRYQETHPQTQKPWPEIPRQLQELWQKLSGFGAPPEACLINFYAPDARMGMHQDKDEGELAAPVISVSLGDTCLFRVGTPVKGGKTHSLRLNSGDVIIFGGDMRLAFHGVDRIYPETSTLLKVPGRINLTLRRITPVG is encoded by the coding sequence ATGGATTTTTATGGCTTTGATTATTTTCCGAACTATTTCAATCGCACCGATCAGGAAAAACTGGTTGATGAGGTGAGAGAAATTGTCCGGCAAGCGCCATTATTTGTTCCCAGAATGCCGAAAACCGGAAAGCCGATGAGTGTTCGGCAGACCAATTGCGGAAAACTGGGCTGGGTCACCGATAAAGATAGCGGCTATCGTTATCAGGAAACGCATCCTCAAACGCAAAAACCTTGGCCGGAAATTCCCCGACAACTTCAGGAATTATGGCAAAAATTATCCGGATTTGGCGCTCCGCCGGAAGCCTGCCTCATTAATTTTTATGCGCCGGACGCACGCATGGGAATGCATCAGGACAAGGATGAGGGAGAACTTGCCGCTCCGGTCATTTCAGTATCCTTGGGCGATACATGTCTCTTTCGTGTCGGAACGCCAGTCAAAGGCGGGAAAACCCATTCATTACGGCTGAATAGCGGCGATGTTATTATATTCGGCGGCGATATGCGTCTTGCATTTCATGGAGTTGACCGGATTTATCCGGAAACTTCTACACTTTTGAAAGTTCCCGGCCGTATCAATTTGACTTTGCGACGTATTACGCCTGTCGGGTAA
- a CDS encoding copper chaperone PCu(A)C, which translates to MSYAFQKFSNLIRTSFAVLAAFACLFLTFSLGSAFANEYKIGDIEITNVWARATPNGAKVAGGFFTIVNHGKEADRLVSLSSELSDKAQIHSMEMADGVMKMRHQADGVVIPAGGTVEFKPGSFHVMFMDLDKTLNKGDKFKAKMVFEKAGTVDVVFTVSGIGAQAPDSMPANHEEHQHH; encoded by the coding sequence ATGTCTTACGCTTTTCAAAAATTCTCGAATTTGATCAGGACAAGCTTTGCTGTTCTGGCAGCTTTTGCCTGTTTGTTTCTAACCTTTTCGCTCGGTAGTGCTTTTGCCAACGAGTATAAAATTGGTGATATCGAAATTACCAATGTTTGGGCACGCGCAACCCCGAATGGGGCAAAAGTTGCCGGTGGTTTCTTTACCATTGTCAATCATGGGAAAGAAGCCGATAGGCTGGTGTCTCTCTCATCAGAATTGTCCGACAAAGCACAAATCCATTCAATGGAAATGGCTGACGGTGTCATGAAGATGCGTCATCAGGCGGATGGCGTGGTCATTCCGGCCGGTGGAACAGTCGAATTCAAACCGGGCAGTTTCCACGTCATGTTTATGGATCTTGACAAAACCTTGAACAAGGGTGACAAATTCAAGGCAAAAATGGTTTTTGAAAAAGCCGGCACTGTCGATGTCGTCTTTACTGTTTCGGGTATTGGTGCACAGGCACCGGATTCAATGCCTGCCAATCACGAAGAACATCAACATCATTAA
- a CDS encoding Lrp/AsnC ligand binding domain-containing protein, whose translation MKPIFIQLQCAPGTAYDVADILYEREIVSELYSTSGEFELLAKIYIEEGKDIGKFINDNILDIPGITRSLTTLTFTAF comes from the coding sequence ATGAAGCCAATATTTATCCAGTTGCAGTGTGCACCGGGTACAGCTTACGATGTTGCCGACATACTTTATGAACGCGAGATTGTTTCGGAACTCTATTCCACAAGTGGTGAATTCGAGCTTCTGGCAAAAATCTACATCGAAGAAGGCAAGGATATCGGTAAATTCATCAATGACAATATTCTTGATATACCCGGCATCACGCGGTCTTTGACAACGCTCACTTTTACTGCATTCTAG
- a CDS encoding tellurite resistance TerB family protein, producing the protein MEKLTAQEALIYIMVTTSAADAAVSDDELKLISEIVARLPVFKGFDRKRLDQLAAQCCSYLAHEDGIEQIIEVTGKALSPKLRDTAYALAVEIAASDLDVRQEELMFLQILREQFELEDLTVAAIERSARIRFRKG; encoded by the coding sequence ATGGAAAAACTGACAGCACAAGAAGCGTTGATATATATCATGGTCACAACCTCTGCGGCGGACGCAGCGGTGAGCGACGATGAATTGAAATTGATTAGCGAAATTGTTGCGCGTTTGCCGGTTTTTAAAGGGTTCGACCGGAAGCGGCTTGATCAATTGGCTGCACAATGTTGTTCTTATCTCGCCCATGAAGATGGAATTGAACAAATAATTGAAGTGACCGGCAAGGCACTTTCGCCAAAGCTTCGGGATACTGCTTATGCTCTCGCCGTCGAAATTGCGGCAAGCGATCTTGATGTCAGGCAGGAAGAATTGATGTTCTTACAAATTTTACGTGAGCAGTTCGAGCTTGAAGATTTGACTGTTGCGGCGATCGAACGTTCGGCACGTATCCGGTTCAGAAAAGGCTGA
- a CDS encoding lysine--tRNA ligase: MATDNFVAENLNQDVIDAAAQSRAWPFEEARKIVKRYEKKGYPDTVMFETGYGPSGLPHIGTFGEVARTTMVRHAFHVLTENKVKTKLLCFSDDMDGLRKVPENVPNRALMETYLGKPLTRVPDPFTKDYPSFGAANNARLRAFLDRFGFNYEFASATDYYTSGRFDETLLKMLANYDKIMAVIVPTLGEERRATYSPFLPISPVSGKVLQVAMIAHDAKKGTVTYIEPETGERIETEVTGGKVKCQWKADWAMRWTALGIDYEMAGKDLIDSVALSSKICRILGGTPPEGFNYELFLDDKGQKISKSKGNGLTIDEWLTYAPTSSLGLYMYQKPKTAKRLYFDVIPKAVDEYYSFLSAYPKQSWKDRLNNPVWHMHNGNPPKVDLPVPFAMLLNLVSASNAENADVLWGFISRYAKGATPENQPELNSLVGFAIRYFNDFVKPTKKFRAPDAVERETLEKIDKTLAHLPEDADAHTIQNALLDIGRVTERYQDHNKKSPDGGPGVSVSFFQMLYEVLIGQERGPRFGSFIALYGINETRSLIADALAGKLVNE; encoded by the coding sequence ATGGCAACAGACAATTTCGTGGCAGAAAATCTTAATCAGGATGTCATTGATGCGGCAGCCCAATCCAGAGCATGGCCTTTCGAAGAAGCGCGCAAGATTGTCAAACGTTACGAAAAAAAGGGTTACCCTGATACGGTGATGTTCGAGACGGGCTATGGGCCGTCCGGTTTGCCGCATATCGGAACTTTCGGTGAAGTTGCGCGCACAACAATGGTGCGCCACGCTTTTCATGTGTTGACGGAAAACAAAGTCAAAACCAAATTGTTATGTTTTTCCGACGATATGGACGGATTGCGCAAAGTACCCGAAAATGTACCCAACCGTGCGTTGATGGAGACTTATCTCGGAAAACCTTTAACGCGGGTGCCCGACCCGTTTACGAAAGATTATCCCTCTTTTGGCGCTGCCAATAATGCGCGGCTTCGCGCTTTTCTTGACCGTTTCGGCTTCAATTACGAATTTGCCAGCGCGACCGATTATTATACTTCGGGACGTTTCGATGAAACGCTCCTTAAAATGCTTGCCAATTATGATAAGATCATGGCTGTCATTGTTCCCACATTGGGTGAAGAACGGCGCGCGACCTATTCGCCATTTTTGCCGATTTCTCCTGTCTCGGGTAAAGTTTTGCAAGTTGCGATGATTGCCCATGATGCCAAAAAGGGCACTGTTACCTATATAGAGCCGGAAACCGGTGAAAGAATTGAAACCGAAGTTACCGGCGGCAAGGTCAAATGCCAATGGAAAGCCGATTGGGCTATGCGCTGGACAGCTTTGGGCATCGACTATGAAATGGCTGGCAAAGATCTGATTGATTCTGTGGCTTTGTCTTCAAAAATTTGTCGTATCCTTGGCGGAACACCGCCGGAAGGCTTCAACTACGAGCTGTTTCTGGATGACAAAGGACAAAAGATTTCAAAATCGAAAGGTAATGGCCTGACAATTGACGAATGGCTCACCTATGCGCCCACGTCAAGCCTTGGCCTTTACATGTATCAGAAACCGAAAACTGCCAAGCGGCTTTATTTCGATGTGATACCGAAAGCTGTTGACGAATATTACAGTTTTCTTTCTGCCTACCCAAAACAAAGCTGGAAAGACCGGCTTAACAATCCTGTCTGGCATATGCATAATGGCAACCCGCCCAAAGTGGATTTGCCGGTACCTTTTGCCATGTTGCTCAATCTGGTCAGTGCATCGAATGCCGAAAATGCCGATGTCCTATGGGGCTTTATTTCGCGTTATGCCAAGGGTGCTACACCTGAAAACCAGCCCGAACTTAACAGTCTTGTCGGTTTTGCCATTCGCTATTTCAATGATTTCGTCAAGCCAACGAAAAAATTCCGTGCACCGGATGCTGTCGAACGTGAAACTTTGGAAAAAATTGACAAAACCCTTGCACACTTGCCAGAAGATGCCGATGCTCACACCATCCAGAATGCACTTCTCGATATTGGTCGTGTGACAGAGCGCTATCAGGACCACAACAAAAAAAGCCCTGACGGGGGGCCCGGTGTTTCTGTTTCATTTTTCCAAATGCTTTATGAAGTTCTGATTGGTCAGGAACGGGGACCGCGTTTCGGCTCCTTCATTGCCCTTTATGGCATTAATGAAACGCGGAGCTTGATTGCCGATGCGCTCGCCGGAAAACTCGTCAACGAATAA